A region from the Lolium perenne isolate Kyuss_39 chromosome 4, Kyuss_2.0, whole genome shotgun sequence genome encodes:
- the LOC127294054 gene encoding uncharacterized protein At3g49140 isoform X1 — MRASSAALLVIFFQLSLLLSSVISVPWYTMLLAAAAAAAPYHPIFSRYHFHLSPPSFFAVRRAGGGSALPRALLRRCRSQSQHSCCRCHCSWSSNAHAGRSSHCRHCRAGATPDPPDELPSGRGGRYHPSEDIAETLHLNDGEPARLTDAESARTIVEVNNNATVMISTLVDDGVHERIILPEFPYLTDENGDIYFEVDNEDAVMESIMGEDKIAHVIIGLDNTDVFADLDLAAASSTQFMQEGEEEDGDDDSDDEESDFDEDFEEEGVFAIDEEDGDDDDEDDDAPSWSNLETVNSCHPLYFARMIVESASKSNIDWLDRPPASLVVEGQLRPAFAEESTMVSRHLLNGDEPLKDSKKESGATFFKVEVLSIELITAYGTEPKVKIEEYRKSRPDIIAHSAPNIISRLRAGGDKITQALKLLCWRCKAIPVEEAAIIGVDCLGFDLRLCSGTQVQTLRFAFPTKSSAQRSKYTSYCFLGYIKKGSHHKLNRKSLDVNRNETFHPFGREVNQAK, encoded by the exons ATGAGAGCAAGCAGTGCGGCGCTTTTGGTTATCTTCTTCCAACTATCTTTACTTCTCAGCTCGGTCATCTCCGTTCCATGGTATACCATGCTGCTGGCGGCCGCCGCTGCAGCAGCGCCGTACCACCCCATCTTCTCCCGCTATCACTTCCACCTTTCGCCGCCTAGTTTCTTCGCCGTTCGGAGAGCAGGCGGGGGCTCGGCCCTCCCGCGGGCCTTACTACGCCGGTGTCGCAGTCAGAGTCAACACTCCTGCTGTCGCTGTCACTGCTCTTGGAGCAGCAATGCGCACGCAGGCCGGAGTAGCCATTGCCGCCATTGCCG GGCGGGTGCAACGCCGGACCCCCCGGACGAGCTGCCGTCGGGCAGAGGCGGCCGCTACCATCCTTCCGAGGATATTGCCGAGACGCTCCACCTAAACGACGGCGAGCCGGCGCGCCTTACCGACGCCGAATCTGCCCGAACAATCGTCGAG GTGAACAACAATGCTACGGTGATGATCTCCACGCTCGTCGACGACGGTGTACACGAGAGAATCATCTTGCCGGAGTTCCCCTATTTGACCGACGAGAATGGAG ATATTTACTTCGAGGTCGACAATGAAGACGCAGTCATGGAAAGCATCATGGGCGAAGACAAAATCGCG CATGTTATCATTGGACTGGATAATACAGATGTCTTTGCTGACTTGGATCTAGCCGCGGCATCATCAACTCAATTTATGCAAgaaggtgaagaagaagatggcgACGACGATTCAGATGATGAGGAAAGCGACTTTGATGAGGACTTTGAAGAG GAGGGTGTGTTTGCTATTGATGAAGAAGATGgtgacgacgacgatgaagatgatgatgcgcCTAGCTGGTCCAACCTTGAAACCGTGAATTCCTGCCATCCTCTCTATTTTGCAAGGATGATTGTGGAG AGCGCGAGCAAATCTAATATAGATTGGTTGGACCGACCACCTGCAAGCCTCGTTGTTGAGGGCCAGCTGCGACCTGCCTTCGCTGAAgagagcaccatggtctccaggcATTTATTAAATG GTGATGAACCCCTGAAAGATAGTAAAAAGGAGAGTGGAGCTACATTTTTCAAGGTTGAAGTTCTGAGCATTGAGCTGATCACTGCATATGGTACCGAG CCCAAAGTAAAGATAGAAGAATACCGGAAATCTAGGCCAGACATCATTGCGCACTCCGCACCGAACATAATATCGCGCTTGAGAGCTGGTGGAGACAAGATAACACAGGCTCTGAAATTACTCTGTTGGAGGTGCAAGGCCATTCCAGTAGAG GAAGCAGCAATCATCGGGGTGGACTGCCTTGGGTTTGACTTGAGATTGTGCTCAGGAACACAAGTGCAGACATTGAGATTTGCTTTCCCGACAAAG AGTTCAGCGCAGAGAAGCAAATACACGAGCTACTGTTTCCTCGGATACATCAAGAAGGGCAGTCACCACAAGCTCAACAGAAAGAGTCTTGATGTAAATAGGAATGAGACATTTCATCCTTTTGGTAGGGAAGTTAATCAAGCGAAATAA
- the LOC127294054 gene encoding uncharacterized protein At3g49140 isoform X2, with translation MRASSAALLVIFFQLSLLLSSVISVPWYTMLLAAAAAAAPYHPIFSRYHFHLSPPSFFAVRRAGGGSALPRALLRRCRSQSQHSCCRCHCSWSSNAHAGRSSHCRHCRAGATPDPPDELPSGRGGRYHPSEDIAETLHLNDGEPARLTDAESARTIVEVNNNATVMISTLVDDGVHERIILPEFPYLTDENGDIYFEVDNEDAVMESIMGEDKIAHVIIGLDNTDVFADLDLAAASSTQFMQEGEEEDGDDDSDDEESDFDEDFEEEGVFAIDEEDGDDDDEDDDAPSWSNLETVNSCHPLYFARMIVESASKSNIDWLDRPPASLVVEGQLRPAFAEESTMVSRHLLNGDEPLKDSKKESGATFFKVEVLSIELITAYGTEPKVKIEEYRKSRPDIIAHSAPNIISRLRAGGDKITQALKLLCWRCKAIPVEEAAIIGVDCLGFDLRLCSGTQVQTLRFAFPTKATSEFSAEKQIHELLFPRIHQEGQSPQAQQKES, from the exons ATGAGAGCAAGCAGTGCGGCGCTTTTGGTTATCTTCTTCCAACTATCTTTACTTCTCAGCTCGGTCATCTCCGTTCCATGGTATACCATGCTGCTGGCGGCCGCCGCTGCAGCAGCGCCGTACCACCCCATCTTCTCCCGCTATCACTTCCACCTTTCGCCGCCTAGTTTCTTCGCCGTTCGGAGAGCAGGCGGGGGCTCGGCCCTCCCGCGGGCCTTACTACGCCGGTGTCGCAGTCAGAGTCAACACTCCTGCTGTCGCTGTCACTGCTCTTGGAGCAGCAATGCGCACGCAGGCCGGAGTAGCCATTGCCGCCATTGCCG GGCGGGTGCAACGCCGGACCCCCCGGACGAGCTGCCGTCGGGCAGAGGCGGCCGCTACCATCCTTCCGAGGATATTGCCGAGACGCTCCACCTAAACGACGGCGAGCCGGCGCGCCTTACCGACGCCGAATCTGCCCGAACAATCGTCGAG GTGAACAACAATGCTACGGTGATGATCTCCACGCTCGTCGACGACGGTGTACACGAGAGAATCATCTTGCCGGAGTTCCCCTATTTGACCGACGAGAATGGAG ATATTTACTTCGAGGTCGACAATGAAGACGCAGTCATGGAAAGCATCATGGGCGAAGACAAAATCGCG CATGTTATCATTGGACTGGATAATACAGATGTCTTTGCTGACTTGGATCTAGCCGCGGCATCATCAACTCAATTTATGCAAgaaggtgaagaagaagatggcgACGACGATTCAGATGATGAGGAAAGCGACTTTGATGAGGACTTTGAAGAG GAGGGTGTGTTTGCTATTGATGAAGAAGATGgtgacgacgacgatgaagatgatgatgcgcCTAGCTGGTCCAACCTTGAAACCGTGAATTCCTGCCATCCTCTCTATTTTGCAAGGATGATTGTGGAG AGCGCGAGCAAATCTAATATAGATTGGTTGGACCGACCACCTGCAAGCCTCGTTGTTGAGGGCCAGCTGCGACCTGCCTTCGCTGAAgagagcaccatggtctccaggcATTTATTAAATG GTGATGAACCCCTGAAAGATAGTAAAAAGGAGAGTGGAGCTACATTTTTCAAGGTTGAAGTTCTGAGCATTGAGCTGATCACTGCATATGGTACCGAG CCCAAAGTAAAGATAGAAGAATACCGGAAATCTAGGCCAGACATCATTGCGCACTCCGCACCGAACATAATATCGCGCTTGAGAGCTGGTGGAGACAAGATAACACAGGCTCTGAAATTACTCTGTTGGAGGTGCAAGGCCATTCCAGTAGAG GAAGCAGCAATCATCGGGGTGGACTGCCTTGGGTTTGACTTGAGATTGTGCTCAGGAACACAAGTGCAGACATTGAGATTTGCTTTCCCGACAAAG GCTACTTCAGAGTTCAGCGCAGAGAAGCAAATACACGAGCTACTGTTTCCTCGGATACATCAAGAAGGGCAGTCACCACAAGCTCAACAGAAAGAGTCTTGA
- the LOC127294054 gene encoding uncharacterized protein At3g49140 isoform X3: MRASSAALLVIFFQLSLLLSSVISVPWYTMLLAAAAAAAPYHPIFSRYHFHLSPPSFFAVRRAGGGSALPRALLRRCRSQSQHSCCRCHCSWSSNAHAGRSSHCRHCRAGATPDPPDELPSGRGGRYHPSEDIAETLHLNDGEPARLTDAESARTIVEVNNNATVMISTLVDDGVHERIILPEFPYLTDENGDIYFEVDNEDAVMESIMGEDKIAHVIIGLDNTDVFADLDLAAASSTQFMQEGEEEDGDDDSDDEESDFDEDFEEEGVFAIDEEDGDDDDEDDDAPSWSNLETVNSCHPLYFARMIVESASKSNIDWLDRPPASLVVEGQLRPAFAEESTMVSRHLLNGDEPLKDSKKESGATFFKVEVLSIELITAYGTERIETYPQRRNKRLENGTRDIFIHHG, encoded by the exons ATGAGAGCAAGCAGTGCGGCGCTTTTGGTTATCTTCTTCCAACTATCTTTACTTCTCAGCTCGGTCATCTCCGTTCCATGGTATACCATGCTGCTGGCGGCCGCCGCTGCAGCAGCGCCGTACCACCCCATCTTCTCCCGCTATCACTTCCACCTTTCGCCGCCTAGTTTCTTCGCCGTTCGGAGAGCAGGCGGGGGCTCGGCCCTCCCGCGGGCCTTACTACGCCGGTGTCGCAGTCAGAGTCAACACTCCTGCTGTCGCTGTCACTGCTCTTGGAGCAGCAATGCGCACGCAGGCCGGAGTAGCCATTGCCGCCATTGCCG GGCGGGTGCAACGCCGGACCCCCCGGACGAGCTGCCGTCGGGCAGAGGCGGCCGCTACCATCCTTCCGAGGATATTGCCGAGACGCTCCACCTAAACGACGGCGAGCCGGCGCGCCTTACCGACGCCGAATCTGCCCGAACAATCGTCGAG GTGAACAACAATGCTACGGTGATGATCTCCACGCTCGTCGACGACGGTGTACACGAGAGAATCATCTTGCCGGAGTTCCCCTATTTGACCGACGAGAATGGAG ATATTTACTTCGAGGTCGACAATGAAGACGCAGTCATGGAAAGCATCATGGGCGAAGACAAAATCGCG CATGTTATCATTGGACTGGATAATACAGATGTCTTTGCTGACTTGGATCTAGCCGCGGCATCATCAACTCAATTTATGCAAgaaggtgaagaagaagatggcgACGACGATTCAGATGATGAGGAAAGCGACTTTGATGAGGACTTTGAAGAG GAGGGTGTGTTTGCTATTGATGAAGAAGATGgtgacgacgacgatgaagatgatgatgcgcCTAGCTGGTCCAACCTTGAAACCGTGAATTCCTGCCATCCTCTCTATTTTGCAAGGATGATTGTGGAG AGCGCGAGCAAATCTAATATAGATTGGTTGGACCGACCACCTGCAAGCCTCGTTGTTGAGGGCCAGCTGCGACCTGCCTTCGCTGAAgagagcaccatggtctccaggcATTTATTAAATG GTGATGAACCCCTGAAAGATAGTAAAAAGGAGAGTGGAGCTACATTTTTCAAGGTTGAAGTTCTGAGCATTGAGCTGATCACTGCATATGGTACCGAG AGAATCGAGACCTATCCACAGAGACGGAACAAACGGTTGGAGAACGGGACGAGAGATATTTTTATCCATCATGGATGA